One Clostridium sp. CM027 genomic window carries:
- a CDS encoding lysine 5,6-aminomutase subunit alpha, translating into MESKLNMNWDVVSKARQSAKNIAKDTQEFIDIHTTVTVERTVCRLLGIDGVDEVGVPIPNVVVDNIKNGNGLALGASMFIGNAMVETGLSPQEIAEKVAKGEMDLTKTPMHEEFEIKMAVDKVAKEMVAKIKENRGKRESYLEKFGDKSSPYLYVIVATGNIYEDITQARAAAKQGADVIAVIRSTGQSLLDFVPYGATTEGTGGTLATQENFRLMRAALDEVGEELGKYIRLCNYCSGLCMPEIAAMGAIERLDVMLNDALYGILFRDINMQRTIVDQYFSRVINGFAGVIINTGEDNYLTTADAVEEAHTVLASQFINEQFALVAGIPEEQMGLGHAFEISPDVENGFIYELAQAQMAREIFPRAPLKYMPPTKFKTGDIFKGQVQDTLFNMVTIMTGQKLHLLGMLTEAIHTPFMSDRALSIDNAQYIFRTMKDLGSEITFKKGGMMETRVDEVLNKAADLIGEIEKEGLFSTIQQGKFAGIKRPYTGGKGLAGVVEKEKAYFNPFIDLMLGGNK; encoded by the coding sequence ATGGAAAGCAAATTAAATATGAATTGGGATGTTGTGAGTAAAGCTAGACAATCAGCTAAAAACATAGCAAAAGATACTCAAGAATTTATTGACATACATACTACAGTAACAGTAGAAAGAACGGTGTGTAGACTTTTAGGTATTGATGGGGTAGATGAAGTTGGAGTACCAATTCCAAATGTAGTAGTGGATAACATTAAAAATGGTAATGGATTAGCACTTGGTGCGTCAATGTTTATAGGAAATGCTATGGTTGAAACTGGTCTTTCACCACAAGAAATTGCTGAGAAAGTAGCAAAAGGTGAAATGGATTTAACTAAAACTCCTATGCATGAAGAATTCGAAATAAAAATGGCTGTAGATAAAGTAGCTAAAGAAATGGTTGCTAAAATTAAAGAAAATAGAGGCAAAAGAGAATCATACCTTGAAAAATTTGGCGATAAGAGTAGCCCATATCTTTATGTAATAGTTGCTACAGGTAACATTTATGAAGATATAACCCAAGCAAGAGCAGCTGCTAAGCAAGGCGCAGATGTAATAGCCGTAATAAGAAGTACAGGACAAAGCTTACTTGACTTCGTTCCATACGGAGCTACAACGGAAGGTACTGGAGGAACACTTGCAACACAAGAAAACTTCAGACTTATGAGAGCGGCCCTTGATGAGGTTGGAGAAGAATTGGGGAAATATATAAGACTTTGTAATTATTGTTCTGGATTATGTATGCCTGAAATAGCTGCTATGGGAGCTATAGAAAGATTAGATGTAATGCTCAATGATGCTTTATACGGAATTCTTTTCCGCGATATCAACATGCAAAGAACTATAGTTGACCAATATTTCTCAAGAGTAATAAATGGATTTGCGGGAGTTATTATAAACACTGGAGAAGATAATTATTTAACTACTGCAGATGCAGTAGAAGAAGCTCATACAGTGCTTGCTTCACAATTTATAAATGAACAATTTGCATTAGTTGCTGGAATTCCAGAAGAACAAATGGGACTTGGGCATGCGTTTGAAATAAGTCCAGATGTTGAAAATGGATTTATATATGAATTAGCACAAGCGCAAATGGCAAGAGAAATCTTTCCGAGAGCACCACTAAAATATATGCCTCCAACTAAGTTTAAGACTGGAGATATATTTAAAGGACAAGTACAAGATACATTATTCAATATGGTTACTATTATGACAGGACAAAAGTTACATCTTCTTGGAATGCTTACAGAAGCAATACACACTCCATTTATGTCAGATAGAGCGTTATCAATAGACAATGCTCAATATATATTTAGAACTATGAAGGATTTAGGATCAGAAATCACCTTCAAAAAAGGTGGCATGATGGAAACAAGGGTTGATGAAGTATTAAATAAAGCAGCAGATTTAATTGGAGAAATTGAAAAAGAAGGCTTATTCAGTACGATACAGCAAGGGAAATTTGCAGGAATTAAGAGACCTTATACTGGTGGAAAAGGACTTGCAGGAGTTGTAGAAAAAGAAAAAGCTTACTTTAACCCATTTATAGATTTAATGTTAGGGGGAAATAAATAA
- the ablA gene encoding lysine 2,3-aminomutase has product MKVNRRFELFKDVTDEQWNDWKWQVKNRIENVDQLKKYIPLTQEEEEGARKCVQTLRMAITPYYLALIDPNDPNDPIRKQAIPTGLELHQAHADLLDPLHEDSDSPVPGLTHRYPDRVLLLITDQCSMYCRHCTRRRFAGQSDSAMPMERIDKAIEYIKNTPQIRDVLLSGGDALLVSDDKLEYIIKKLRAIPHVEIIRMGSRVPVVLPQRITKELVDMLKKYHPIWLNTHFNHPNEITEEAKLACARLSNAGVPLGNQSVLLRGVNDCAHIMMDLVHELVKIRVRPYYIYQCDLSMGLEHFRTPVSKGIEIIEALRGHTSGFCVPTFVVDAPGGGGKIPVMPTYIISQSPEKVVLRNFEGVITTYEQPTSYTSGCRCEVCEGKKKVHKVGVAGLLNGQQMSMEPAGLERNLRGHHE; this is encoded by the coding sequence ATGAAAGTTAATAGAAGATTTGAATTATTTAAAGATGTAACTGATGAGCAATGGAATGATTGGAAATGGCAGGTTAAAAATAGAATTGAAAATGTGGATCAACTAAAAAAATATATACCATTAACGCAGGAGGAAGAAGAAGGAGCTAGGAAATGCGTTCAAACATTAAGAATGGCTATAACTCCTTATTACTTAGCATTAATAGACCCTAATGATCCAAACGATCCAATAAGAAAACAAGCTATACCAACAGGGCTTGAATTACATCAGGCACATGCTGATTTATTGGACCCATTACATGAAGATTCAGATTCTCCAGTACCAGGGTTAACTCATAGATACCCAGATAGAGTATTACTATTAATAACTGATCAATGCTCAATGTACTGCAGACACTGTACAAGAAGAAGATTCGCAGGTCAAAGCGATAGTGCTATGCCAATGGAAAGAATAGATAAAGCAATCGAGTACATTAAAAATACTCCACAAATTAGAGATGTATTATTATCAGGCGGAGATGCTCTACTTGTTTCAGATGATAAATTAGAATATATAATTAAAAAATTAAGAGCAATTCCACACGTTGAAATAATAAGAATGGGTTCGAGAGTACCAGTGGTTCTTCCACAAAGAATTACAAAAGAATTAGTTGATATGCTAAAGAAATATCATCCAATTTGGCTAAACACTCACTTTAATCATCCAAATGAAATTACAGAAGAAGCAAAACTTGCATGCGCGCGGCTTTCAAATGCAGGAGTACCTCTAGGAAATCAATCAGTTCTTTTAAGAGGGGTTAATGACTGTGCACATATAATGATGGACCTTGTACATGAGCTTGTTAAAATTAGAGTAAGACCATACTACATCTATCAATGTGATCTTTCAATGGGACTTGAGCACTTTAGAACACCAGTATCTAAAGGGATAGAAATTATTGAAGCTTTAAGAGGCCATACTTCAGGATTCTGTGTTCCAACATTTGTTGTTGACGCTCCAGGTGGCGGTGGTAAAATACCAGTAATGCCAACTTATATTATTTCTCAAAGTCCTGAAAAAGTGGTACTTAGAAACTTTGAAGGCGTTATAACTACTTATGAACAACCAACTAGTTATACTTCAGGTTGTCGCTGTGAAGTTTGCGAAGGAAAGAAAAAGGTTCATAAAGTAGGAGTGGCAGGGCTATTAAACGGTCAGCAAATGTCTATGGAACCAGCTGGACTTGAGAGAAATCTAAGAGGACATCACGAGTAA
- a CDS encoding L-erythro-3,5-diaminohexanoate dehydrogenase: protein MNKGCKYGTHRSLEPKGALPQPATKISNDMNIFDNEILIDVQALNIDSASFTQIEEEAGHDIEKIKSKIMEIVAEKGKMQNPVTGSGGMLIGTVEKIGEALKGTTDLKVGDKISTLVSLSLTPLKIEKIVDIKPDIDRVEIKGKAILFESGLYAKLPKDMNENLALAALDVAGAPAQVAKLVKPGQSVLLLGAAGKSGMICSYEAVKRVGPTGNVIGIVRNEEEKARLKRLGLKMQIVIGDARNAIDVMNTTLEHNNGCEVDVAINMVNVPNTEMSSILPVKDDGIVYFFSMATSFTKAALGAEGVGKDVTMIVGNGYTKGHAEITLEELRENETLRKVFEELYV, encoded by the coding sequence ATGAACAAAGGATGTAAATACGGAACTCACAGGTCACTTGAACCAAAAGGTGCATTGCCACAACCAGCAACTAAAATATCAAATGATATGAATATATTTGATAATGAAATTTTAATTGATGTTCAGGCTTTAAACATAGACTCAGCTAGCTTTACTCAAATAGAGGAAGAAGCAGGACATGACATTGAAAAAATAAAATCTAAAATCATGGAAATTGTAGCTGAAAAAGGAAAAATGCAAAATCCTGTAACAGGTTCAGGTGGAATGCTTATTGGAACAGTTGAAAAAATAGGCGAAGCTTTAAAAGGAACAACAGATCTTAAAGTGGGAGACAAAATCTCTACATTAGTTTCACTATCATTAACTCCTTTAAAAATAGAAAAAATTGTTGATATCAAACCAGATATCGATAGAGTTGAAATAAAAGGAAAAGCTATTTTATTTGAAAGTGGATTATATGCAAAACTTCCAAAAGACATGAATGAAAATCTAGCATTAGCAGCATTAGACGTTGCAGGAGCGCCAGCTCAAGTTGCTAAACTTGTTAAACCAGGTCAATCAGTTCTTTTACTAGGCGCAGCAGGAAAATCAGGAATGATTTGCTCTTATGAAGCAGTTAAAAGAGTAGGACCAACAGGAAACGTTATAGGCATTGTAAGAAATGAAGAAGAGAAAGCGAGATTAAAAAGATTAGGTCTAAAAATGCAAATAGTTATTGGAGATGCTAGAAACGCTATTGATGTAATGAACACTACTCTAGAGCACAACAATGGATGTGAAGTAGATGTAGCAATAAATATGGTTAATGTTCCAAATACTGAAATGTCATCAATTTTACCAGTAAAAGATGACGGAATAGTATACTTCTTCTCAATGGCTACAAGCTTTACAAAAGCAGCTCTTGGAGCTGAAGGTGTAGGTAAAGACGTTACTATGATCGTAGGAAACGGATACACTAAAGGACATGCTGAAATAACCCTTGAAGAGTTAAGAGAAAATGAAACATTAAGAAAAGTATTTGAAGAATTATACGTTTAA
- a CDS encoding 3-oxoacid CoA-transferase subunit B: MITDSKIAKQIIAKRIGKELKDGQLVNLGIGLPTLVTNYIPEGVHVTLQSENGMVGMGASPAKGEENKDVTNAGGQFTTILPGGAYFDTAMSFTLIRGGHVDMTVLGALEVDQEGNLANWIVPGKMVPGMGGAMDLVVGAKKVIIAMQHTAKGTPKILKKCTLPLTAKAQVNLIVTELGVMEFTEKGLVLTEIHKDTTVEEVKSLTEAELIISENLKIMDV, from the coding sequence ATGATTACAGATAGCAAGATTGCAAAACAAATTATTGCAAAAAGAATTGGTAAAGAATTAAAAGATGGACAACTTGTTAATTTGGGCATAGGGCTTCCAACATTAGTTACGAATTATATTCCAGAAGGCGTCCATGTTACTCTCCAATCAGAAAATGGAATGGTTGGAATGGGAGCTTCTCCAGCAAAAGGAGAAGAAAACAAGGATGTAACTAATGCAGGTGGTCAATTTACTACAATACTTCCTGGCGGAGCATACTTTGATACCGCAATGTCTTTCACTTTAATAAGAGGAGGACACGTTGATATGACTGTTCTTGGAGCATTGGAAGTAGATCAGGAAGGAAACTTAGCTAATTGGATTGTGCCAGGCAAAATGGTTCCTGGTATGGGTGGAGCAATGGATTTAGTAGTAGGAGCCAAAAAGGTTATTATTGCAATGCAACATACAGCTAAAGGGACTCCTAAAATATTAAAAAAATGTACGCTGCCATTAACAGCAAAGGCACAAGTTAACCTTATAGTTACAGAACTTGGAGTAATGGAATTTACTGAAAAGGGACTTGTACTTACTGAAATTCATAAAGATACAACAGTTGAAGAAGTTAAATCACTTACTGAAGCTGAATTAATAATATCAGAAAATCTAAAAATAATGGATGTATAG
- the atoD gene encoding acetate CoA-transferase subunit alpha — protein sequence MNKVVSLEQVRPLLKDGMSIMIGGFLACGTPEKMIDLLIETNVKNLTIIANDTSYVDRGIGRLVVNGQVKKVVASHIGTNAETGRLMTEGKMEVELVPQGTLIERIRAAGAGLGGVLTPTGVGTMIEEGKQKLTIEGKEYLLELPIKADLALVYASVVDEIGNAVYYGTTKNFNPIIATAAETVIVEAEKIVKIGDLDPNNIVTPCVLVDYIIGEAN from the coding sequence ATGAATAAGGTTGTATCTTTAGAACAAGTTAGGCCATTACTCAAAGATGGAATGTCAATAATGATAGGTGGATTTTTAGCCTGTGGAACACCTGAAAAGATGATAGATCTATTAATAGAAACAAATGTAAAAAACTTAACTATAATAGCAAATGATACAAGCTATGTAGATAGGGGCATAGGAAGACTTGTAGTAAACGGTCAAGTTAAAAAAGTTGTGGCTTCTCATATAGGAACAAATGCTGAAACGGGAAGACTTATGACAGAAGGAAAAATGGAAGTAGAACTTGTGCCACAAGGAACACTAATTGAAAGAATAAGAGCAGCGGGAGCTGGGCTTGGTGGAGTGCTTACCCCTACAGGAGTTGGTACTATGATAGAAGAAGGAAAACAAAAACTTACAATAGAAGGAAAAGAATATCTATTAGAGCTTCCAATTAAAGCAGATTTAGCACTTGTTTATGCAAGCGTCGTAGATGAAATTGGAAATGCAGTTTATTATGGAACAACAAAAAACTTTAATCCAATTATAGCTACTGCTGCAGAAACTGTAATAGTAGAAGCTGAAAAAATTGTTAAAATTGGAGATTTAGATCCAAATAATATTGTGACTCCATGTGTATTGGTTGATTATATTATAGGGGAGGCTAACTAA
- a CDS encoding 3-keto-5-aminohexanoate cleavage protein, giving the protein MEKLIITAAISGAEVTKEHNPNVPYTVEEVAIEAEKAYKAGASIIHLHVRKDDGTPTQDRERFRACIEAIKERCPDAIVQPSTGGAVGMSNAERLQPVDLGPEMATLDAGTCNFGGDDVFVNTENTIKEFGKKMIEMGVKPEIEVFDKGMVDMAIRLQKKGFIKTPMHFNFVMGVNGGITASPRDLVFMAGSVPEGSTYTVSGIGRFEFQMAAVTIVMGGHVRVGFEDNVYIEKGIPAKSNAELVEKVVRLAKELNREIATPQEAREILGLNKI; this is encoded by the coding sequence ATGGAAAAATTAATAATTACTGCAGCTATATCTGGAGCGGAAGTTACAAAAGAACATAATCCAAATGTACCCTATACTGTTGAGGAAGTGGCAATAGAAGCGGAAAAAGCTTATAAAGCAGGAGCTAGCATCATTCATTTACACGTAAGGAAAGATGATGGAACACCTACTCAAGACAGGGAAAGATTTAGAGCTTGTATTGAAGCTATTAAAGAAAGATGTCCGGATGCAATTGTTCAACCATCAACAGGCGGAGCTGTCGGAATGAGTAATGCAGAAAGATTACAACCAGTTGATTTAGGACCAGAAATGGCAACCTTAGATGCAGGTACTTGTAATTTTGGTGGAGATGATGTATTCGTAAATACTGAAAACACTATTAAAGAATTTGGTAAAAAGATGATTGAAATGGGTGTAAAACCAGAAATTGAAGTTTTTGATAAGGGCATGGTAGACATGGCAATAAGACTTCAAAAGAAAGGTTTTATAAAAACACCAATGCATTTTAACTTTGTTATGGGTGTAAATGGTGGGATAACTGCTTCGCCAAGAGATTTAGTATTTATGGCAGGAAGCGTGCCAGAGGGAAGTACTTACACTGTATCAGGTATTGGTAGATTTGAATTTCAAATGGCAGCTGTGACTATTGTAATGGGTGGTCATGTAAGAGTTGGATTTGAAGATAATGTGTATATTGAAAAAGGTATACCAGCTAAATCAAATGCAGAATTAGTAGAAAAAGTAGTTAGACTTGCGAAAGAACTTAACAGAGAAATTGCCACTCCACAAGAAGCAAGAGAGATATTGGGTTTAAACAAAATATAA
- a CDS encoding hotdog fold domain-containing protein, producing the protein MKSLIRLRMSAHDAHYGGNLVDGARMLQLFGDVATELLIMNDGDEGLFKAYDAVEFLAPVYAGDYIEAVGEIVKVGNSSRKMIFEARKVIVPRPDINDSACDVLEEPIIVCKASGTCVVLKENQRK; encoded by the coding sequence ATGAAGTCTTTAATAAGGTTAAGAATGAGTGCACATGATGCACATTACGGTGGAAATTTAGTAGATGGAGCAAGAATGCTTCAATTATTTGGGGATGTAGCTACAGAACTTTTAATTATGAACGATGGTGATGAAGGATTATTCAAAGCATACGATGCTGTAGAATTTTTAGCACCAGTTTATGCAGGTGACTATATAGAAGCTGTTGGAGAAATAGTGAAGGTAGGGAATTCATCAAGAAAAATGATTTTCGAAGCAAGAAAAGTTATAGTACCAAGACCAGATATAAATGATTCAGCTTGTGATGTATTAGAAGAACCAATAATAGTTTGTAAGGCAAGCGGAACTTGCGTAGTTCTAAAAGAAAACCAAAGAAAATAA
- a CDS encoding cysteine-rich small domain-containing protein, with protein sequence MNNNYKFFKNKDCEYFPCHQVKDDEKFNCLFCYCPLYFLEECGGNGKFVSGVKDCSICMIPHSENGYEYIVSKIVEVNKAKRNNN encoded by the coding sequence ATGAATAATAACTATAAATTTTTTAAAAATAAAGATTGCGAATATTTCCCATGCCATCAAGTTAAAGATGATGAAAAATTTAATTGTCTATTTTGCTATTGTCCACTATATTTTCTAGAGGAGTGTGGTGGAAATGGGAAATTCGTAAGTGGTGTTAAAGATTGCTCAATTTGCATGATTCCACATTCTGAAAATGGATATGAGTATATAGTAAGCAAGATAGTGGAAGTAAACAAAGCAAAAAGAAATAATAACTAA
- a CDS encoding RND family transporter — MKKFGHFIAKNRIIILIISTLLLVPSVIGMVNTKINYDLLTYLPQELDSMKGQNILDKTFSNAATSMLIVDNMEGKDVLKIKEKVSKVKGVEKIIWVDDILDTTIPKEILPDEIKSSFYSGNSTMLIIKFKESASSEATQNGITNIRKVTNKQCYLSGISAIVKDTKDLSDKETPFYVMIAVILSVVVLSLTMQSVIIPFIFLLGIGYAILYNMGTNIFLGQISYVTKALAAVLQLGVTMDYSIFLLHRYDEERELMPNDRIGAMGDAIANTMVAISGSSLTTIAGFLALCTMQLALGKDIGLVMAKGVLLGVITTVTVLPALILVFDKPIHRFSHKTILPEFDKTSKLATKHYKVITIVFLLAFIPAIYGNNHTKVYYNLDESLPKNLDSIVATNKLKKDYNMTSTHFIVINDKLETDKVKEMVKKIEKVDGIDKVLASDKYLGPLIPESFIPEDIKAIVQKGGYKLIMANSKYKAATKEENDQIDEVIKVTKQYDPKSMVSGEGPLTKDLTEIADVDFKHVSIASIGAIFAIILIVFASVSLPVILVLAIQLAIFINMAISCYMGNVIPFVASIVIGTIQLGATVDYAILLTTRFREEMRNGYEKNKAMEIAVKGSAKSIVTSALTFFAATAGVAIISDMEMISSLCTMMARGAVISMGIILFVLPSILLVSEKLIIITSRNFKSKTQASSELKSESQSEN; from the coding sequence TTGAAAAAGTTCGGACATTTTATAGCTAAAAATAGGATAATAATTTTAATTATTTCTACATTGCTACTGGTTCCATCCGTAATTGGAATGGTAAACACAAAAATAAATTATGATCTTCTTACCTATCTACCGCAAGAACTTGATTCCATGAAGGGACAAAATATTTTAGACAAAACATTCTCAAACGCAGCCACTTCAATGCTTATTGTTGATAATATGGAAGGCAAGGATGTTTTAAAAATAAAAGAAAAGGTTTCAAAGGTTAAAGGTGTAGAAAAAATTATTTGGGTAGATGATATTTTAGATACTACTATACCTAAGGAGATTTTGCCAGATGAAATTAAAAGCTCTTTTTATAGTGGCAATTCTACTATGTTAATAATTAAATTTAAAGAATCAGCATCTTCAGAAGCCACACAAAATGGTATAACCAATATAAGGAAGGTAACAAATAAACAATGTTATTTAAGTGGTATATCGGCAATTGTAAAGGATACTAAAGATTTATCGGATAAAGAAACACCATTTTATGTAATGATTGCAGTAATACTATCAGTCGTAGTTTTATCTTTAACAATGCAATCAGTTATAATTCCATTTATTTTCTTGTTAGGGATAGGGTATGCCATATTATATAATATGGGAACAAATATATTCTTAGGGCAAATTTCTTATGTAACAAAGGCATTAGCAGCAGTACTTCAACTTGGTGTAACTATGGATTATTCAATATTTTTACTTCATAGATACGATGAGGAAAGAGAACTTATGCCAAATGATCGTATAGGGGCAATGGGTGATGCTATAGCAAATACCATGGTCGCTATATCCGGAAGCTCACTCACAACTATAGCAGGTTTCTTAGCATTATGTACCATGCAACTTGCATTAGGTAAGGATATCGGGCTAGTAATGGCAAAGGGCGTTTTGCTTGGGGTTATAACTACGGTAACAGTATTGCCTGCATTGATTTTAGTGTTTGATAAACCTATTCATAGATTTAGTCACAAAACCATATTACCTGAATTTGATAAAACATCAAAACTGGCTACCAAACACTATAAAGTAATAACTATAGTATTTTTACTTGCATTTATACCAGCTATTTACGGAAATAACCACACTAAGGTTTATTATAACTTAGATGAATCGCTACCAAAGAATTTGGATTCTATTGTGGCAACAAATAAACTAAAGAAAGATTACAATATGACTTCGACACACTTTATTGTAATAAATGATAAGCTTGAAACTGATAAAGTTAAGGAAATGGTAAAGAAAATAGAAAAGGTAGATGGAATTGACAAGGTACTTGCTTCAGATAAGTACTTAGGACCACTTATTCCAGAAAGTTTTATCCCAGAAGATATTAAAGCCATTGTTCAAAAGGGCGGATATAAACTAATAATGGCAAATTCTAAATATAAGGCAGCTACAAAAGAAGAAAATGATCAGATAGATGAAGTAATTAAAGTTACAAAACAATATGACCCGAAATCAATGGTTTCAGGAGAAGGACCTCTTACTAAAGATTTGACAGAAATAGCGGATGTTGACTTTAAACATGTTAGCATAGCATCTATTGGCGCAATATTCGCTATAATACTTATAGTGTTTGCATCTGTATCTTTGCCAGTAATTCTGGTCTTAGCTATACAGCTCGCAATATTCATAAATATGGCAATTTCATGTTATATGGGAAATGTGATTCCATTTGTAGCATCTATAGTTATTGGAACTATACAGTTGGGGGCTACAGTTGACTATGCAATATTACTGACAACAAGATTTAGAGAAGAAATGAGAAATGGATACGAGAAAAACAAGGCTATGGAAATCGCAGTTAAGGGCTCTGCTAAATCTATTGTAACCAGTGCATTAACCTTTTTCGCAGCTACTGCAGGGGTAGCGATCATTTCTGACATGGAAATGATAAGTTCACTATGCACAATGATGGCAAGGGGAGCAGTAATAAGTATGGGAATTATCCTTTTTGTTCTTCCATCTATACTATTAGTAAGTGAAAAATTAATAATAATTACGAGTAGAAATTTTAAATCTAAAACACAAGCAAGTAGTGAACTAAAATCAGAATCACAATCAGAAAATTAA
- a CDS encoding TetR/AcrR family transcriptional regulator, with protein MKKVEIIKEKQSKSEMNKLKKKKRLYDSAYELFTTKGINDTAINDIVKGAGVAKGTFYLYFKDKYHIIDLIVLRKSSKVLKEAIEVSMNKEFEEFNDKVIFFVDYIIEYLREDKKLLRLIYKNLSWGIYRKVIAEPLEYNEMKEIAKVFMDNIVSETMCISQAEKILFMIIELTGSVCYSSIILEEPDTIDNMKPVLFKTIKKILQN; from the coding sequence ATGAAAAAAGTTGAAATTATTAAAGAAAAACAAAGTAAATCGGAAATGAACAAATTAAAGAAGAAAAAGAGATTATACGACTCAGCTTATGAACTTTTTACAACTAAAGGGATTAATGACACTGCTATAAACGATATTGTAAAAGGAGCAGGAGTTGCCAAAGGAACTTTTTACCTTTATTTTAAAGACAAATATCACATTATTGATTTGATAGTCTTAAGAAAGAGTTCAAAAGTTTTAAAAGAAGCTATTGAGGTATCTATGAATAAGGAGTTTGAAGAATTTAATGATAAAGTAATATTCTTTGTAGATTATATAATTGAATATTTAAGGGAAGATAAAAAGCTTCTAAGGCTTATATATAAAAATCTTTCTTGGGGTATTTATAGAAAGGTGATAGCAGAACCTTTGGAGTACAACGAAATGAAGGAAATCGCAAAAGTATTTATGGATAATATAGTGAGCGAAACGATGTGTATATCGCAAGCTGAAAAGATATTATTTATGATTATTGAACTAACAGGTTCGGTTTGCTATAGCTCAATTATTTTAGAGGAACCAGATACTATAGATAATATGAAACCTGTGTTATTTAAAACTATTAAGAAAATATTGCAAAATTAA
- a CDS encoding AI-2E family transporter yields MFKDKKIPYLNLIPIILLSLILFRIVYHIELVTNALSIFISYISSFIWAFGIAYLLNPVMVNIEKKFHTKRNLTLLIMYICVLGIIVFSITILTPSIGESIRELTVSTPEYISKTRIWFYENMDKVQLLDKYGVTKYLDETTLTLMSNLSKYLNTGISVALLTAVGFTSSFMKFLLGFVVSLYLLKDKESLILNIKRLIYAILKKENADGFIKFSKEANYIFSGFVIGKFIDSVIIGIICFVGLSIFRIPNTILISLIVGITNMIPYFGPLIGMVPAFFITLFFSPIKAFWVLIFIIILQQFDGLYLGPKILGKSVGLSPLLIILAILIGGGTFGVLGMFLAVPTMAIILLIVERFINRKLAEKDIEL; encoded by the coding sequence TTGTTCAAAGATAAAAAAATCCCTTATTTAAATTTAATCCCTATAATCTTATTATCGCTTATTTTATTTCGAATAGTATACCACATAGAATTAGTTACCAATGCCCTTAGTATTTTTATATCATACATAAGTTCATTTATATGGGCATTCGGTATAGCCTACTTATTAAACCCCGTTATGGTCAATATTGAAAAAAAGTTCCATACAAAGCGTAATCTAACTCTACTTATTATGTATATATGTGTTTTAGGCATAATAGTTTTTAGTATCACTATACTAACGCCTAGTATAGGTGAAAGTATTCGCGAACTAACAGTTTCAACTCCCGAATATATATCTAAAACTCGAATTTGGTTTTATGAAAATATGGATAAGGTTCAATTGCTTGATAAATATGGTGTAACTAAATATTTAGACGAAACTACCTTAACACTTATGTCTAACTTAAGTAAATATCTAAATACCGGTATCAGTGTTGCCTTGCTAACAGCCGTAGGTTTCACCTCTTCTTTTATGAAATTTCTGCTTGGATTTGTTGTATCTTTGTATCTTTTAAAGGATAAAGAATCCTTAATATTAAATATAAAGAGACTGATTTATGCTATCTTAAAAAAAGAAAATGCAGATGGTTTTATAAAATTTAGCAAAGAAGCCAATTATATCTTTTCAGGTTTTGTTATCGGAAAATTTATTGACTCTGTTATCATTGGTATTATATGCTTTGTAGGACTTAGTATTTTTAGAATACCTAATACTATACTTATAAGCTTAATAGTTGGAATTACAAATATGATTCCTTATTTCGGACCATTAATTGGAATGGTTCCTGCTTTTTTCATTACCCTATTCTTTAGCCCTATAAAGGCTTTTTGGGTGCTTATATTCATTATTATTCTTCAGCAATTTGATGGATTATATTTAGGGCCAAAGATCCTTGGGAAATCTGTTGGTTTAAGCCCTTTACTTATTATCCTTGCAATACTCATAGGTGGCGGAACCTTTGGGGTTCTTGGAATGTTCCTTGCAGTACCCACAATGGCGATTATTTTACTGATAGTTGAAAGATTCATTAACAGGAAGCTTGCGGAAAAGGATATTGAATTATAA